Proteins encoded together in one Drosophila albomicans strain 15112-1751.03 chromosome 2R, ASM965048v2, whole genome shotgun sequence window:
- the LOC127566013 gene encoding 26S proteasome regulatory subunit 10B: MANPQPTTNPTMDAERVEALVAYRKKLLEHREIESRLKALRDKHKTSQVVFQKSEDDLKALQSVGQMLGEVLKQLTPDNFIVKSANGPRYVVGCRRQLDKLKLKPGTRVALDITTLTIMRYLPREVDPLVYNMSHEDPGNVDYAAIGGLGQQIRELREVIELPLMNPELFIRVGINPPKGCLLYGPPGTGKTLLARAIASQLDANFLKVVSSAIVDKYIGESARLIREMFAYARDHQPCIIFMDEIDAIGGRRFSEGTSADREIQRTLMELLNQMDGFDALGQVKIIMATNRPDTLDPALMRPGRLDRKLEIPLPNEIARLEILKIHAAPLAKHGEIDYEAVVKLSDMFNGADLRNICTEAGLFALREDREYVIHEDFMKAVRKTADNKKLESKLDYKPI; this comes from the coding sequence ATGGCAAATCCACAACCAACTACAAACCCAACAATGGACGCTGAACGCGTTGAGGCCTTAGTTGCATACCGCAAAAAGCTGCTGGAGCATCGTGAAATCGAGTCGCGTTTGAAGGCGCTGCGCGATAAGCACAAGACTTCTCAGGTTGTGTTCCAGAAATCCGAGGATGACTTGAAGGCGCTGCAGAGTGTGGGCCAAATGCTTGGCGAAGTTCTTAAGCAATTGACGCCAGACAACTTCATTGTTAAGTCCGCCAATGGACCACGGTACGTTGTCGGATGTCGTCGCCAATTGGACAAGTTAAAACTGAAGCCTGGAACACGAGTTGCCTTAGACATCACCACATTGACCATCATGCGATACTTGCCACGCGAAGTGGATCCTTTGGTCTACAACATGTCGCACGAAGATCCCGGCAATGTGGATTATGCAGCCATCGGAGGACTTGGTCAGCAAATTCGAGAGTTGCGCGAGGTGATTGAATTGCCATTGATGAATCCCGAGCTCTTTATACGCGTGGGCATCAATCCACCCAAGGGATGTCTGCTCTATGGTCCTCCAGGCACTGGGAAAACGCTGCTGGCGCGCGCCATTGCCTCTCAGCTGGATGCCAACTTCTTGAAGGTCGTGTCCTCGGCCATTGTGGACAAGTATATTGGAGAAAGTGCTCGCCTCATACGCGAGATGTTTGCCTATGCACGCGATCATCAGCCGTGCATAATTTTCATGGACGAGATCGATGCTATTGGCGGACGTCGTTTCTCGGAGGGAACTTCAGCAGATCGCGAGATTCAGCGCACACTCATGGAGCTGCTGAACCAAATGGATGGCTTCGATGCGTTGGGGCAGGTCAAGATAATTATGGCCACCAATCGCCCGGACACTTTGGATCCTGCTTTGATGCGTCCGGGTCGCTTGGATCGCAAACTGGAGATACCGCTGCCCAATGAGATTGCACGCTTGGAAATCCTTAAGATACATGCTGCTCCTTTGGCCAAACATGGCGAAATCGATTATGAGGCTGTGGTAAAGTTGTCGGACATGTTTAACGGCGCCGACTTGCGCAACATTTGCACCGAGGCGGGTTTGTTTGCGCTGCGCGAGGATCGCGAATATGTCATCCACGAGGACTTCATGAAGGCGGTGCGCAAGACGGCggacaacaaaaaactggAAAGCAAGCTGGACTACAAACCCATTTAA
- the LOC127565920 gene encoding putative gustatory receptor 97a: MRVLKAAAQRLRRPARFRNWRPIAILVLLGYVVMLFLNCLYGFYPARFSLKHQQFRLSKAMMIYCLTVATIFCLFYVKHIWQEFFSGQIDQRDAIKIYCYMNACGSLLHYLYQWSICVRVRELLNQTSIFAVINYFDVTVLSMARHMAPVFVKIFIFPLAMHVTLLLYHQHLQQQQQHSQLSWLTTSTTMLPIIAGSQLNNCYFCSIVISKAIFKQINVLLAEMLTEVNRLQTPAEMSLHKPFYRMQRFCDLADRLDELAGKYALVNDYCQGLLDFGCFSMVTTMSINLCNTTLGCYVQYQAFVDTIMLEKPYDIDQAVAHFVFLVLPFLEILLLANETQLLIDEARKAGYLLQRMNLEHADVRFKQEVDLFWLEVRTVEFKLMPMGFLELDGSIVNKMYSTVAGFLLFLIQNDLTLLYLQTDIAIPSRIGQKYITYIELLMDSFSSQVPDTHK, encoded by the exons ATGCGTGTCCTGAAAGCGGCTGCACAACGACTGCGGAGACCAGCACGGTTTCGCAACTGGAGACCCATCGCCATTCTGGTGCTCCTCGGTTATGTGGTGATGTTGTTCCTCAACTGTCTCTATGGCTTCTACCCGGCTCGCTTTAGTCTGAAGCACCAACAGTTTCGACTCTCGAAGGCCATGATGATCTATTGCCTGACGGTGGCTACGATTTTTTGCCTCTTCTATGTGAAACACATTTGGCAGGAATTTTTCAGTGGTCAAATCGATCAACGCGATGCCATCAAGATCTATTGCTATATGAATGCTTGTGGCAGCTTGCTGCACTATCTCTATCAATGGAGCATTTGTGTGCGAGTGCGTGAATTGTTAAACCAGACGTCAATCTTTGCAGTCATCAACTACTTTGATGTCACTGTGTTGTCCATGGCTCGCCACATGGCGCCGGTCTTCGTAAAGATCTTTATTTTTCCACTGGCGATGCATGTCACTTTATTACTTTACCATCAGcatctgcaacagcaacagcaacattccCAACTCAGTTGGCTAACCACGAGCACCACAATGTTGCCCATCATTGCGGGGAGTCAGTTGAACAATTGTTACTTTTGCAGCATTGTCATAAGCAAGGCAATCTTCAAGCAGATAAATGTGTTGCTTGCCGAGATGCTAACCGAAGTCAACAGATTGCAAACTCCGGCAGAGATGTCACTTCATAAGCCCTTCTATCGCATGCAACGCTTCTGTGATTTAGCGGATCGTTTGGATGAGTTGGCTGGCAAATATGCTCTAGTTAACGATTATTGTCAAGGACTCTTGGACTTTGGCTGCTTCTCGATGGTCACCACCATGTCCATCAATTTGTGCAACACAACTCTGGGCTGTTATGTGCAGTATCAGGCTTTTGTGGACACCATAATGTTGGAGAAACCTTATGACATCGACCAGGCGGTGGCTCATTTTGTGTTTCTGGTTCTGCCCTTTTTGGAAATCCTTCTCCTAGCCAACGAAACGCAGCTGCTAATCGATGAA GCTAGGAAAGCGGGCTATTTGTTGCAGCGCATGAATTTGGAGCACGCGGATGTGCGATTCAAGCAAGAAGTGGATTTGTTTTGGCTTGAAGTGCGCACAGTTGAGTTTAAGCTGATGCCCATGGGTTTCCTGGAGCTGGATGGATCGATTGTCAATAAGATGTACTCGACAGTTGCCGGATTCTTATTGTTTCTTATACAAAATGACCTCACA TTGCTCTATCTACAGACGGACATTGCTATACCGTCTCGTATCGGACagaaatatataacatatattgaACTTCTGATGGATAGTTTCTCCAGTCAAGTTCCTGATACTCAcaagtaa